A region of Rhodamnia argentea isolate NSW1041297 chromosome 9, ASM2092103v1, whole genome shotgun sequence DNA encodes the following proteins:
- the LOC115742931 gene encoding acyl-CoA--sterol O-acyltransferase 1-like: MEGEISNFMMVWTLVVTSLTYCHTVSKFVPSGTKRLLAISPVIVLFFILPLNLTTISLGGLTSFFIAWLCNFKLILFAYDKGPLSSSQSWSLAYFIPIACLPIKIHKPIESTKNEERPCSEINKRGLKSPTNYAIKCLVIVAFLPAYERKDRVHPLIVNLMYLVHVYVGLEVSLAVVGAMIRALTGITLEPQFEEPYISTSLQDFWGRRWNLMVTDILRPAVYFPVRSISSRVIGRKWAPLPASFACFLVSALMHELIFYYIGRKKPRWVVTSFFLLHGLCVGAEIAAKKALAGKFRLPRGASGPMAVGFILATALWLFLPALLWCDAEDKARREAMAVVDFVKETWSVVRFSSIVKASR; encoded by the exons ATGGAGGGCGAGATCAGCAACTTCATGATGGTATGGACCTTGGTGGTGACTTCGCTCACCTATTGCCACACCGTCTCTAAATTCGTCCCTAGCGGCACTAAGAGGCTCTTGGCCATCTCGCCGGTCATTgtcctcttcttcatcctcccgCTCAACCTCACCACCATCTCCCTCGGCGGCCTCACTTCGTTCTTCATCGCCTGGCTTTGCAACTTCAAGCTCATCCTCTTCGCCTACGACAAAGGCCCGCTGTCATCGAGCCAGTCTTGGTCTTTGGCGTACTTCATTCCCATCGCTTGCCTTCCCATCAAGATTCACAAACCAATCGAGAGCACCAAAAACGAAGAACGCCCTTGTTCGGAGATCAACAAGAGAGGCCTCAAATCGCCGACGAATTATGCCATCAAGTGCTTGGTAATAGTTGCCTTTTTGCCCGCCTACGAGAGGAAGGATCGAGTTCATCCGTTGATCGTCAATTTGATGTATTTGGTGCACGTGTACGTCGGGTTGGAGGTGTCCCTGGCCGTGGTCGGAGCCATGATCCGAGCACTTACCGGCATCACGCTCGAGCCGCAATTCGAAGAGCCATACATCTCGACCTCACTGCAGGACTTTTGGGGGAGGAGATGGAACCTCATGGTCACGGATATACTCCGCCCTGCTGTCTATTTTCCCGTTAG ATCCATTTCCAGCCGCGTGATCGGGAGGAAGTGGGCCCCGCTGCCGGCATCATTTGCGTGCTTCCTCGTCTCGGCGCTCATGCATGAGCTGATTTTCTACTACATCGGACGTAAGAAGCCGAGGTGGGTGGTcacctccttcttcctcttgcacGGCCTCTGCGTGGGCGCCGAGATCGCAGCCAAGAAAGCGCTTGCCGGCAAGTTCCGTCTCCCGAGGGGGGCGTCAGGACCGATGGCGGTCGGCTTCATCCTCGCGACGGCGCTGTGGTTGTTCCTGCCGGCCCTTTTGTGGTGCGACGCGGAGGACAAGGCGCGTCGAGAGGCCATGGCGGTCGTGGACTTTGTGAAGGAGACTTGGAGCGTTGTGAGATTTAGCTCCATTGTGAAAGCTAGTAGGTGA
- the LOC115731590 gene encoding fumarylacetoacetase, with product MLYHFSFPHYSLPPRLYHTVRRSFGNSASMALKSFIDVGPDSHFPIQNLPFGVFRPDSGSPARPGVAIGDHVLDLSAVASAGLFGGPILAGSDCFHQPNLNKFLALGRPAWREARTTLQKMLSSTEPVLRDNAELKKKSLFPMDKVEMVLPIAIGDYTDFFSSMHHAKNCGTMFRGPQDPIPQNWFHLPIAYHGRASSIVISGTNIIRPRGQGYPSGNSPPYFGPSLKLDFELEMAAVVGPGNELGKPIDVNNAADHIFGLVLMNDWSARDIQAWEYVPLGPFLGKSFGTTVSPWIVTLEALEAFACKAPEQEPKPLPYLAEKVSKNYDISLEVQIKPAGQKDSCIVTKSNFKNLYWTVTQQLAHHTINGCNLRPGDLLGTGTISGPEPESRGCLLELTWNGQNSLSLKGTSRKFLEDGDEVTITGLCKGDGYTVGFGACSGKVVPAPQ from the exons ATGCTATATCACTTCTCCTTCCCCCACTACTCACTCCCTCCAAGACTCTACCACACCGTCCGCCGGAGCTTCGGAAACAGCGCCTCAATGGCCCTAAAATCCTTCATCGACGTCGGCCCCGACTCTCACTTCCCGATCCAGAACCTGCCGTTCGGGGTCTTCAGGCCGGACAGCGGCTCGCCGGCTCGGCCGGGGGTCGCGATCGGGGACCACGTCCTGGACCTCTCCGCCGTCGCCTCCGCCGGCCTGTTCGGCGGCCCGATCCTCGCCGGGTCCGATTGCTTCCACCAG CCCAACCTTAACAAGTTTTTGGCACTGGGGCGGCCTGCGTGGAGGGAAGCTCGAACCACGCTGCAAAAGATGTTGTCAT CGACTGAACCTGTGCTGCGTGACAACGCTGAGTTGAagaaaaaatcactttttccCATG GACAAGGTGGAGATGGTTCTTCCTATTGCAATTGGTGACTACACGGACTTCTTTTCATCGATGCATCATGCAAAGAACTGCGGGACCATGTTTCGCGGGCCACAGGATCCAATTCCTCAGAATTG GTTCCATCTTCCCATTGCTTATCATGGACGGGCGTCATCTATTGTTATCTCCGGAACAAACATCATTCGACCAAG AGGTCAAGGTTACCCGAGTGGCAACTCTCCACCTTATTTTGGACCTTCCTTGAAGCTAGACTTTGAGCTAGAAATG GCTGCTGTTGTTGGTCCTGGAAATGAATTGGGGAAGCCTATTGACGTTAACAATGCTGCCGATCATATATTTGGACTTGTGTTAATGAATGATTGGAGTG CTAGAGACATTCAAGCTTGGGAATATGTGCCTCTTGGGCCTTTCCTTGGAAAAAGTTTCG GTACCACAGTATCCCCTTGGATTGTGACCCTAGAAGCTCTGGAAGCTTTTGCATGCAAGGCACCGGAACag GAGCCGAAGCCATTACCGTATCTAGCAGAAAAAGTGTCCAAGAATTATGACATATCTTTGGAG GTTCAGATCAAACCTGCTGGACAGAAAGATTCCTGTATTGTCACGAAGAGTAATTTCAAGAACTT ATATTGGACGGTGACACAACAACTCGCACACCATACAATCAATGGCTGCAACTTAAGGCCAGGTGATCTCCTTGGGACAGGAACAATTAGCGGACCG GAACCAGAATCTCGTGGATGCTTGCTGGAGTTGACTTGGAATGGACAGAATTCACTCTCACTAAAAGGGACTTCGCGCAAATTTCTTGAAGATGGAGATGAAGTAACCATTACTGGCCTTTGCAAA GGAGATGGATACACCGTCGGATTTGGGGCATGCTCTGGAAAGGTTGTTCCGGCACCTCAGTGA
- the LOC115731591 gene encoding BAG family molecular chaperone regulator 5, mitochondrial has protein sequence MKSARKLSFSSSSPTTTVTVTSPDDPFVPPPPPNIKLHLQPNQAQSQAATKIQSVYRAHLIRTLYKIISSVDSAADRLQSRIQRQDTVDALRGSPLERARIEEELMRLLLRLDSVPGGIDAAVREGRKKVSRRIVGLQEIVDGVCCSGGETAEGGEDSWGGWCERTEEEVCRERGGEELERYCANYLGFRCLERFLHEP, from the coding sequence ATGAAATCAGCTCGGAAGCTcagcttctcctcctcctcccccaccaccaccgtcaCGGTCACCTCCCCAGATGACCCGTTTGTCCCTCCTCCACCACCCAACATCAAGCTCCACCTCCAACCCAACCAAGCCCAATCCCAGGCCGCCACCAAGATCCAATCTGTCTACCGCGCCCACCTGATCCGCACCCTCTACAAGATCATCTCCTCCGTCGACTCCGCCGCGGACCGCCTCCAGAGTCGGATCCAGCGGCAGGACACCGTTGATGCTCTCCGGGGCAGCCCCCTCGAGAGGGCGAGGATTGAGGAGGAGTTGATGAGGCTGCTGCTGAGGCTGGACTCCGTGCCCGGCGGTATCGATGCTGCGGTGCGGGAGGGGAGGAAGAAGGTAAGCCGCCGGATCGTAGGGTTGCAGGAGATCGTCGACGGGGTGTGCTGCAGCGGAGGAGAGACGGCAGAGGGAGGCGAAGACAGTTGGGGGGGGTGGTGTGAGAGGACGGAGGAGGAGGTGTGTAgggagagaggaggggaggagtTGGAGAGGTACTGTGCCAACTACTTGGGGTTTCGTTGCTTGGAGAGATTTCTTCACGAGCCTTAA